A DNA window from Methylocystis heyeri contains the following coding sequences:
- the grxD gene encoding Grx4 family monothiol glutaredoxin: MTDVNSRIKGEIESADVVLFMKGTPQAPQCGFSMQVVQILNHLGAPYKAINVLADGDIREGIKTYSNWPTIPQLYIKNEFIGGCDITREMFQSGELAALFDKEGIPHKQAAKA, translated from the coding sequence ATGACCGACGTAAATTCACGCATCAAAGGCGAGATCGAAAGCGCCGACGTCGTGCTCTTCATGAAGGGCACGCCCCAGGCGCCGCAGTGCGGCTTCTCGATGCAGGTGGTGCAGATCCTCAATCACCTCGGCGCCCCCTACAAGGCGATCAACGTCCTCGCCGACGGCGACATCCGCGAAGGCATCAAGACCTATTCGAACTGGCCGACCATTCCCCAGCTCTATATCAAGAACGAGTTCATCGGCGGCTGCGACATCACCCGCGAGATGTTCCAGTCCGGCGAGCTGGCCGCGCTTTTCGACAAGGAAGGCATTCCGCACAAGCAGGCCGCCAAGGCCTGA
- the cas9 gene encoding type II CRISPR RNA-guided endonuclease Cas9 (Cas9, originally named Csn1, is the large, multifunctional signature protein of type II CRISPR/Cas systems. It is well known even to general audiences because its RNA-guided endonuclease activity has made it a popular tool for custom editing of eukaryotic genomes.), which translates to MQRIFGFDIGTTSIGFAVIDFGKERKAGKILRLGARIFPEARDPDGTPLNQQRRAKRMMRRQLRRRRERRRSLNELLSSFGLLPPFGGKEWDEIMKLDPYALRTRALGELLETFELGRTLYHLAKRRHFKERDIAETGETEAPEAPVAEEAPSKRRKGISKQKAEKEQEVADEAKAAEARAHFTAEVKASGQTIGAFLSQRKRDAVLRGERESDVKLRGEHATRALVEDEFEKILAAQEAHHPVLKDSALKGALHEAIFAQRPVFWRKKTLGKCRFMPESPLCPRGSWISQERRMLEKVNNLEFLGGNARPLDAEERSALIEALRVKPKLTWAQARKILEPQFEKRGESARALKFNHETDKDQAAGLKGNLVDVELNKAFGAAWANHPRRQELREFLPEALWRADYGEIGDQRVVIRSAQKRAEQRREVAARLAAEFAVNHEIAASLSQLHFPQGWEPYSTEALRIMLPELEEGTRFGALLNGPDWAGWRDEYFPEREQPTGQFLDLLPSPRADRHASTPQEEEAERISRVRNPTVVRVQNELRKVVNNLIREYGKPDLIRIELARDVGKSKREREEMQKGMRDRERLREKARKDLKEKGIADPNDDDVEKWLLWRECGEECPYTGARIAFADLFGGNPAFEVEHIWPRSQSLDNSLRNKTLCEKRANRDKGARIPFQYFRDRPDAWAAAKDRIWKLVAKGGMTKGKAKRFCAESMPDDFAGRQLNDTSYAAREARAFLERLWPDVEIKGSEINVRPVTGKVTAQLRRRWGLNHILADDGEKTREDHRHHAVDALVVACADNGNTQRLSEYFAKEWDARHYGTPRPEAALVPEPWPTIREDAKRAVDQIIVSHRVRKKVSGPLHKETSYGDTGVDVTNSNGTYRLFVSRKPLASLSKSELGDIRDEGARRIVEDWVEARGGDPKKAFAAFPLRGPDGPEIKKARLIAPQKLRGMAPLKNGYATTGNNHHIAIYRLPDGKIEGRVVSLYEAAKRMARHEPVISRQSYERGAFLMSLSLGDTFFVPSGERVGYWVVNSIAGNGQMFSRPINDAGKDSKSQWGPSPGPLVKLGAKKISVDPIGRVRPAND; encoded by the coding sequence ATGCAGCGCATTTTTGGCTTCGACATCGGCACGACCTCCATCGGATTCGCGGTCATCGACTTCGGCAAGGAACGCAAGGCCGGGAAAATCCTCCGCCTTGGGGCGCGCATTTTTCCCGAGGCGCGCGACCCCGACGGAACGCCCCTGAACCAGCAGAGGCGTGCAAAACGGATGATGCGGCGGCAATTGCGCCGACGCCGCGAACGCCGACGCTCGCTCAACGAACTTTTGTCTTCGTTCGGACTTCTGCCGCCTTTCGGCGGGAAAGAGTGGGACGAGATCATGAAGCTCGATCCCTACGCCCTGCGCACCCGGGCGCTGGGCGAGCTTCTGGAGACCTTCGAACTCGGGCGGACGCTCTACCACCTCGCCAAGCGCCGCCACTTCAAGGAGCGCGATATCGCGGAAACCGGCGAAACCGAAGCTCCCGAGGCGCCCGTGGCGGAAGAAGCGCCGTCGAAGCGCCGTAAGGGGATCTCCAAGCAGAAGGCCGAAAAAGAGCAAGAGGTCGCGGACGAGGCCAAAGCCGCCGAGGCGAGGGCGCATTTTACCGCCGAGGTCAAAGCTTCCGGCCAGACCATCGGGGCGTTTTTGTCCCAGCGCAAGAGAGACGCGGTACTCCGCGGCGAGCGCGAAAGCGATGTGAAGCTGCGCGGCGAACACGCCACCCGCGCCCTGGTCGAAGACGAATTCGAGAAAATCCTGGCCGCGCAGGAGGCGCATCATCCGGTTCTCAAGGACTCCGCCTTGAAGGGCGCGCTGCATGAGGCGATTTTCGCCCAGCGGCCGGTATTCTGGCGTAAGAAAACGTTGGGAAAATGCCGCTTCATGCCGGAAAGTCCGCTATGCCCCAGGGGCTCGTGGATTTCGCAGGAACGGCGAATGCTGGAGAAGGTCAATAATCTCGAATTTTTAGGCGGCAATGCGCGCCCGCTCGACGCCGAGGAGCGATCGGCTCTGATCGAAGCGCTTCGGGTGAAACCGAAACTGACGTGGGCGCAGGCCCGCAAAATCCTCGAACCCCAGTTCGAAAAACGCGGCGAGAGCGCCAGGGCGCTCAAATTCAATCACGAGACCGACAAGGATCAGGCCGCCGGCCTCAAAGGGAATCTGGTGGATGTCGAGCTGAACAAGGCCTTCGGCGCGGCCTGGGCGAATCACCCGCGCAGGCAGGAATTACGCGAGTTTCTGCCCGAGGCGCTTTGGCGCGCCGATTACGGAGAGATCGGCGACCAACGCGTCGTCATCCGGTCGGCGCAAAAACGCGCCGAGCAGCGACGCGAGGTCGCCGCGCGGCTCGCCGCTGAATTTGCCGTCAACCACGAAATCGCAGCATCGCTTTCGCAATTGCATTTCCCGCAAGGCTGGGAGCCCTACTCCACCGAGGCGCTGCGGATCATGCTGCCGGAGCTGGAAGAGGGAACGCGCTTCGGCGCGCTCCTCAACGGCCCGGATTGGGCCGGATGGCGCGACGAATATTTTCCCGAACGCGAGCAGCCGACAGGCCAATTTCTCGATCTTCTGCCCAGCCCACGCGCGGATCGCCATGCGAGTACCCCCCAGGAAGAAGAGGCGGAACGAATATCACGGGTCCGCAACCCAACCGTTGTGCGGGTGCAGAACGAACTGCGCAAAGTGGTCAACAATCTGATCAGGGAATATGGCAAGCCGGACCTCATCCGCATCGAACTCGCGCGCGACGTCGGGAAATCGAAGCGCGAGCGCGAGGAAATGCAAAAGGGGATGCGCGATCGGGAACGGCTGCGCGAAAAAGCGCGAAAAGATTTGAAAGAAAAGGGTATCGCCGATCCGAACGACGACGATGTAGAAAAATGGCTGCTATGGAGGGAATGCGGCGAGGAATGCCCCTACACTGGTGCCAGGATCGCTTTCGCCGATCTTTTCGGCGGCAATCCCGCCTTCGAAGTGGAACACATCTGGCCACGGTCGCAATCGCTCGATAATTCTCTGCGCAACAAGACGCTGTGCGAAAAGCGGGCGAACCGCGACAAGGGCGCGCGAATTCCTTTCCAATATTTTCGAGATCGACCCGACGCTTGGGCCGCCGCCAAGGACCGCATCTGGAAATTGGTCGCAAAGGGCGGCATGACCAAAGGCAAGGCCAAGCGCTTTTGTGCGGAATCTATGCCGGACGACTTCGCCGGACGCCAGCTCAACGACACCAGCTACGCCGCCCGGGAAGCTCGTGCTTTTCTGGAGCGCCTATGGCCCGATGTCGAAATCAAGGGATCGGAAATCAATGTGCGGCCGGTGACCGGCAAGGTCACAGCGCAACTGCGCCGACGTTGGGGGCTCAACCATATTCTCGCGGATGACGGCGAAAAAACGCGCGAGGACCATCGTCATCACGCCGTCGACGCACTCGTCGTCGCCTGCGCCGACAACGGCAATACGCAAAGGCTTTCGGAATATTTCGCCAAGGAATGGGACGCGCGGCATTATGGAACCCCGAGGCCAGAGGCCGCGCTCGTTCCCGAACCCTGGCCGACGATCCGGGAAGACGCCAAGCGAGCGGTCGATCAGATCATCGTCTCGCACCGTGTGCGCAAAAAAGTTTCGGGGCCGCTGCACAAAGAAACCTCTTATGGCGACACTGGCGTGGACGTGACGAACAGCAACGGAACCTACCGCCTCTTTGTCTCGCGTAAGCCTCTGGCGTCGCTCTCGAAAAGCGAATTGGGCGATATTCGCGACGAAGGCGCGAGACGCATCGTCGAGGATTGGGTCGAGGCCCGTGGCGGCGATCCGAAAAAAGCCTTCGCTGCATTCCCGCTCCGTGGTCCCGACGGCCCTGAAATCAAGAAGGCTCGCCTTATCGCGCCGCAGAAATTGCGGGGGATGGCGCCACTCAAGAACGGCTACGCAACGACCGGAAACAACCATCACATCGCCATTTACCGGCTACCAGACGGAAAAATCGAGGGCCGGGTCGTCAGCCTCTACGAAGCGGCAAAACGCATGGCGCGACATGAGCCGGTGATAAGCCGCCAAAGCTACGAACGCGGCGCCTTTTTGATGTCGCTTTCGCTCGGCGACACTTTCTTCGTCCCAAGTGGAGAGCGTGTCGGCTACTGGGTGGTGAATTCCATCGCCGGCAACGGTCAAATGTTCTCTCGACCGATCAATGACGCAGGAAAGGACTCGAAAAGCCAATGGGGGCCGAGTCCAGGGCCTCTCGTGAAACTCGGAGCGAAAAAAATCTCGGTCGATCCCATCGGCCGCGTCCGCCCAGCAAACGATTGA
- a CDS encoding DUF4326 domain-containing protein: protein MQSNLFSLFDSSAPDWRENLEARIRVVSKRKGGLAAEPDEMIIDVDRTNPVLGNPYVLRDQHDLQERLRVIAAYESDLDKDLSENGPKTLAISAIADRLRAGEKIALRCWCAQPPGRPQRPCHGDRIRREVIRLAANEA from the coding sequence ATGCAGTCAAATCTCTTCTCCCTCTTCGACTCGTCCGCGCCAGACTGGCGGGAAAATCTCGAAGCGCGCATCCGCGTCGTCTCGAAACGCAAGGGCGGTCTCGCCGCGGAACCGGATGAGATGATAATCGATGTCGACCGGACTAACCCCGTTCTCGGGAATCCCTATGTCCTGCGTGACCAGCACGACCTGCAGGAGCGGCTGCGGGTCATCGCGGCTTATGAGAGCGACCTCGACAAGGATCTCTCAGAAAACGGCCCCAAAACCCTAGCCATAAGCGCGATCGCCGACCGTCTGCGTGCGGGCGAGAAAATCGCCTTGCGTTGCTGGTGCGCCCAACCGCCGGGCCGGCCGCAGCGGCCCTGCCATGGCGATCGCATTCGGCGCGAGGTCATCCGCCTTGCTGCGAATGAAGCGTAA
- a CDS encoding OmpW/AlkL family protein: MKTAFRGALAAAILGAASAPGLAADLPSVKAPPPPPPVFVDTYQPFQVRLKVGAVVPTQGTASIFDAGAVYPGLPNAGSLGIATGLSGGFGTQVPGASTSISTSVIPMLDVAYYLTRNWAIEAICCVTPHHIQGTGTLAGGDLGRTWAFPPSVMLQYHFTNFGAFQPYLGVGVNFTTFWGTRAGNNNWALNVVPGSLLGVGGPVLGAAGLVGVNASFYNLNITPSWGVVGQVGFDYMFNEHWGVNLDVKYIQMETGAQARIVAFSPQIPALGPLYIPVHGHVNIDPLVVSTGLTYRFGGGSAAPVLAKY; this comes from the coding sequence ATGAAGACTGCCTTTCGTGGCGCACTAGCCGCCGCAATTTTGGGCGCCGCGAGCGCTCCCGGCCTGGCCGCCGATCTTCCGTCCGTCAAGGCGCCGCCGCCGCCGCCCCCGGTCTTCGTGGACACCTATCAGCCTTTTCAGGTTCGCCTGAAGGTCGGCGCGGTCGTCCCCACCCAGGGCACCGCCAGCATTTTTGACGCCGGCGCGGTTTACCCGGGTCTCCCCAACGCGGGCAGCCTCGGCATCGCCACCGGCCTTTCCGGCGGCTTCGGCACGCAGGTTCCCGGCGCCAGCACCTCCATCTCCACCTCGGTCATTCCGATGCTGGACGTCGCCTATTACCTGACCCGGAACTGGGCGATCGAGGCGATCTGCTGCGTCACCCCGCATCACATCCAGGGCACCGGCACGCTCGCTGGCGGCGATCTCGGCCGCACCTGGGCGTTCCCGCCGTCCGTGATGCTGCAGTATCACTTCACCAACTTCGGCGCCTTCCAGCCTTACCTCGGCGTCGGCGTGAACTTCACCACCTTCTGGGGCACCCGCGCCGGCAACAACAACTGGGCGCTCAACGTCGTTCCGGGCTCTCTGCTCGGCGTTGGCGGTCCGGTTCTCGGCGCTGCGGGTCTCGTCGGCGTCAACGCCAGCTTCTACAACCTCAACATCACCCCGTCCTGGGGCGTGGTCGGCCAGGTCGGCTTCGACTACATGTTCAACGAACATTGGGGCGTGAACCTGGACGTCAAATACATCCAGATGGAGACCGGCGCGCAGGCTCGTATCGTCGCCTTCAGCCCGCAGATCCCGGCTCTTGGCCCGCTCTACATCCCGGTTCACGGGCATGTGAACATCGACCCGCTCGTCGTCAGCACCGGTCTGACCTATCGCTTCGGCGGCGGCTCTGCGGCCCCGGTTCTCGCGAAATACTGA
- a CDS encoding BolA/IbaG family iron-sulfur metabolism protein, whose product MPMPAVEIERIIKTALPDATVELTALADDDDHWAATVTSSAFAGLTRVRQHQLVNAAFGDRLGTELHALALTTKAA is encoded by the coding sequence ATGCCGATGCCCGCCGTTGAGATCGAACGCATTATCAAGACCGCCTTGCCGGACGCCACCGTCGAACTTACGGCGCTCGCGGACGACGACGACCATTGGGCGGCGACCGTCACCTCGTCGGCTTTCGCCGGATTGACCCGGGTGCGCCAGCACCAGCTGGTCAATGCGGCTTTCGGCGACAGGCTGGGAACCGAGCTGCACGCTTTGGCGCTGACGACCAAGGCGGCTTGA
- the purL gene encoding phosphoribosylformylglycinamidine synthase subunit PurL, with amino-acid sequence MTTQEPQITDVLVAAHGLKPDEYQRILALIGRVPSFTELGIFSAMWNEHCSYKSSRVHLRKLPTKAPWVIKGPGENAGVIDIGDGDACVFKMESHNHPSFIEPYQGATTGVGGILRDVFTMGARPIACLDLLRFGAPSHSKTRRLVAGVVAGVGGYGNSFGVPTVGGSTAFDSSYDGNILVNAMAVGLARADSIFYSAAAGVGNPIVYLGSKTGRDGIHGATMASASFEADAEEKRPTVQVGDPFSEKLLLEACLELMASGAVIAIQDMGAAGLTSSAVEMGAKGNLGIELDLDAVPCREEGMTAYEMMLSESQERMLMVLLPEKEKEAEAIFRKWGLDFAIVGKTTDTLRFVVKHEGEIKADLPIKELGDQAPLYDRPYVLTPRPQPIDSSSAIAPLSNRDALLALLATPDLCSRRWIWEQYDHLILGNTVRAPGGDAAVIRIGEGPKGLALATDVTARYCAADPREGGRQAVAECWRNISARGARPLALTDNLNFGNPEKPEIMGQFVGCLEGIGEAARALDFPIVSGNVSLYNETRGKGVLPTPAIGGVGVIADVALAAPTGFSGDGHALFLIGETSGWLGQSIYLRDLAGRSDGAPPPVDLAAERRNGDFVREAVLSDAVDAVHDLSDGGLAVALAEMILAGGVGAAVETLPAGPVHAVLFGEDQGRYLVSCPPEKADALLGSAQERGVPIMRIGSTGGDALNLPKEAPILLSELREAHEAPFPDYMAGNDRAFYDKDVREDADARR; translated from the coding sequence TTGACCACTCAAGAACCGCAGATCACCGACGTTCTCGTCGCGGCCCACGGCCTGAAGCCCGACGAGTATCAGCGCATCCTCGCCCTCATCGGCCGCGTTCCCAGCTTCACCGAGCTCGGGATTTTTTCAGCGATGTGGAACGAGCATTGCTCTTATAAATCTTCACGCGTTCATCTGCGGAAGCTGCCTACAAAAGCGCCATGGGTCATCAAGGGGCCCGGCGAAAACGCGGGCGTGATCGACATAGGCGACGGAGACGCCTGCGTCTTCAAGATGGAGAGCCATAACCACCCCTCGTTCATCGAACCCTATCAGGGCGCGACGACGGGCGTCGGCGGAATTCTCCGCGACGTCTTCACCATGGGGGCGCGGCCGATCGCCTGCCTCGACCTGCTGCGGTTCGGGGCGCCGTCGCATTCCAAAACCCGGCGCCTCGTCGCCGGCGTGGTCGCCGGCGTCGGAGGCTACGGCAATTCCTTCGGCGTGCCCACGGTCGGGGGCTCGACCGCCTTCGATTCGAGCTACGACGGCAATATTCTGGTCAACGCCATGGCGGTCGGCCTCGCGCGCGCCGATTCGATCTTCTATTCCGCCGCTGCGGGGGTCGGGAACCCGATCGTTTATCTCGGCTCCAAGACCGGACGCGACGGCATTCACGGCGCCACCATGGCCTCGGCGTCTTTCGAGGCCGACGCCGAGGAAAAACGCCCCACCGTGCAGGTCGGCGACCCCTTCTCGGAAAAGCTGCTGCTGGAGGCCTGCCTGGAGCTGATGGCCTCCGGCGCGGTCATCGCCATTCAGGACATGGGCGCGGCGGGACTGACCTCCTCCGCCGTCGAGATGGGAGCCAAGGGAAATCTCGGGATCGAGCTCGATCTCGACGCCGTTCCCTGCCGCGAGGAGGGCATGACCGCCTATGAGATGATGCTGTCCGAAAGCCAGGAGCGCATGCTCATGGTCCTTTTGCCCGAAAAAGAGAAAGAAGCCGAAGCGATCTTCAGGAAATGGGGGCTCGATTTCGCCATCGTCGGCAAGACCACCGACACGCTTCGCTTCGTCGTCAAGCACGAGGGCGAGATCAAGGCCGATCTCCCGATCAAGGAGCTGGGCGACCAGGCCCCCCTTTACGACCGCCCCTATGTTTTGACGCCGCGGCCGCAGCCGATCGACTCTTCCTCGGCGATCGCGCCGCTCTCCAACCGGGACGCTCTTCTGGCTTTGCTGGCGACGCCCGATCTTTGCTCCAGGCGCTGGATCTGGGAGCAATATGACCATCTCATTCTGGGCAATACGGTGCGAGCCCCGGGGGGCGACGCCGCCGTGATCCGGATCGGCGAGGGTCCCAAGGGCCTCGCCCTCGCGACCGACGTGACCGCCCGCTACTGCGCCGCCGACCCGCGCGAAGGCGGCAGGCAGGCGGTCGCCGAATGCTGGCGCAACATCTCCGCGCGAGGCGCCAGGCCGTTGGCGCTGACCGACAATCTCAATTTCGGCAATCCCGAAAAGCCGGAGATCATGGGCCAGTTCGTCGGCTGCCTCGAGGGGATCGGCGAGGCGGCGAGGGCGCTCGATTTCCCCATCGTTTCGGGCAATGTCTCGCTGTACAACGAAACCCGGGGCAAAGGCGTTCTGCCGACGCCCGCGATCGGCGGGGTCGGCGTCATCGCCGATGTCGCTCTCGCGGCGCCGACGGGTTTTTCTGGCGACGGGCATGCCCTCTTCCTGATCGGGGAAACATCCGGCTGGCTGGGCCAGTCGATTTATCTTCGCGATCTCGCCGGACGCTCCGACGGCGCGCCGCCGCCGGTCGACCTCGCCGCTGAACGGCGCAACGGCGATTTCGTTCGGGAGGCCGTCCTTTCGGACGCGGTCGACGCGGTTCACGATCTCTCCGACGGGGGCCTCGCCGTCGCCCTGGCGGAAATGATCCTCGCGGGGGGCGTCGGCGCCGCCGTCGAGACTTTGCCGGCAGGGCCCGTCCATGCCGTTCTGTTCGGCGAGGACCAGGGGCGCTATCTCGTCTCCTGCCCGCCGGAGAAAGCCGACGCCTTGCTCGGCTCGGCGCAGGAAAGGGGCGTCCCGATCATGCGGATCGGCTCGACCGGAGGAGACGCATTGAACTTGCCGAAAGAGGCGCCGATATTGCTCTCGGAGCTTCGCGAGGCGCATGAAGCCCCGTTTCCCGATTACATGGCGGGAAACGACCGTGCTTTTTACGACAAGGATGTACGTGAAGATGCCGATGCCCGCCGTTGA
- the cas2 gene encoding CRISPR-associated endonuclease Cas2, translating into MARKLRAPDLPWGWRSMWVIAMFDLPTDTPAARKAYARFRKNLLEDGFTMMQYSIYTRHCASMENADAHIARMGQKLPPAGEVRFLAITDRQFARIKVFWGKKRQKGAPAPSQMELF; encoded by the coding sequence ATGGCCAGGAAGCTCCGGGCGCCTGATCTGCCCTGGGGATGGCGCAGCATGTGGGTCATCGCCATGTTCGACCTTCCGACCGATACGCCGGCTGCGCGAAAGGCCTATGCGCGTTTTCGAAAGAACCTGCTCGAGGACGGCTTCACCATGATGCAGTATTCGATCTACACGCGGCACTGCGCTTCAATGGAGAACGCCGACGCCCACATCGCCCGAATGGGCCAAAAACTGCCCCCGGCGGGCGAAGTCCGGTTTCTCGCCATCACCGATCGGCAGTTCGCTCGAATCAAGGTGTTTTGGGGCAAAAAACGGCAAAAAGGCGCTCCGGCGCCCTCGCAAATGGAACTTTTTTGA
- the cas1 gene encoding type II CRISPR-associated endonuclease Cas1: protein MLRKTIEIATPGTRLSVALRQLVIERPEQPKATLPIEDIGVLIVDDRRASYTQAVFIELLAAGATVMVTGPDHLPLGMMLPLDAHHVQTERHRAQIEASEPIRKQIWKALVSNKLLQQGRVLDHFGAKPNGLAAMAGRVRSGDPDNLEAQGAQRYWPLLFGKDFRRDRSAEGINAALNYGYAVVRAALARAVVASGLIPSLGVFHKNRSNPFCLADDLFEPYRPLVDWRVKLLTQERGEEPLNLENRAIRAALLSLFNETVLIGDRKLPLLLAIEAGAASLARALTAGDRTLVLPKSVPLGQDVAADTEG, encoded by the coding sequence ATGCTGCGCAAAACGATCGAAATCGCGACGCCGGGAACGCGGCTTTCAGTCGCCTTACGCCAGCTGGTAATCGAGCGGCCCGAACAGCCCAAAGCGACCCTACCTATCGAAGACATCGGCGTGCTCATCGTCGACGACCGCCGCGCGAGCTACACGCAGGCGGTTTTCATTGAGCTGCTCGCGGCCGGCGCCACGGTCATGGTGACAGGGCCGGACCACCTGCCTCTCGGCATGATGTTGCCGCTCGACGCCCATCATGTCCAAACAGAACGCCACCGCGCACAGATCGAAGCAAGCGAGCCCATTCGCAAACAGATTTGGAAAGCCCTGGTTTCAAACAAGCTTTTGCAGCAAGGCCGCGTGCTCGATCATTTCGGAGCCAAGCCCAACGGCCTCGCCGCGATGGCGGGCCGGGTCCGCTCTGGCGATCCCGACAATCTGGAGGCGCAGGGCGCGCAGCGCTATTGGCCCTTGCTTTTCGGAAAGGATTTTCGACGCGACCGCTCGGCGGAGGGGATCAACGCCGCGCTGAATTATGGTTACGCGGTGGTGCGCGCGGCGCTCGCCCGTGCCGTGGTGGCGAGCGGACTCATTCCCTCGCTCGGCGTTTTTCACAAAAACCGCTCAAACCCCTTTTGCCTCGCCGACGATCTCTTCGAGCCCTACCGCCCTTTGGTCGATTGGCGGGTGAAGCTGCTGACGCAGGAGCGGGGGGAAGAACCCCTGAATCTGGAAAACCGCGCCATTCGCGCGGCCCTGCTTTCCCTGTTTAACGAAACCGTTCTGATCGGCGACCGGAAGTTGCCGCTGCTTCTCGCCATCGAAGCCGGCGCCGCTTCTCTTGCGCGCGCCCTCACCGCCGGCGACCGGACGCTGGTTTTGCCCAAAAGCGTGCCTCTCGGCCAGGACGTCGCGGCGGATACGGAAGGGTGA
- a CDS encoding aminotransferase class III-fold pyridoxal phosphate-dependent enzyme has translation MSGASSDSANEHSDRIETVVASDGSVVRGPLDFSGSSLGFPEKSAGSAQLGDEPFRAPELALDTAGLSDALCAKIASVSFGHRAFLFDSEAEAWRCAVETMRRHHRIGGRPKRRRLIVCAGVSDGPGGLPPGLEGDDEITLLQTDHPGRLATEIDNRAAGILIAPVRTKAGFEIVPPEMLARLRETADEYGLVLAFDESVCGLGRTGMLWAHEWAGVAPDVMVALHRHGNASPLAALVVTQKVARGAPGRPTFVDRAALLAGHALVDALATPGFLEQAQNRSWRLEDRLAALFYKRRGAFTARDGIGLMQGLACPGGAEPVRAMLAECGLLTRAMGSFLGLFPRLTVEESEIDAAASIIDAVCARETQ, from the coding sequence ATGTCCGGCGCATCCTCAGATTCGGCCAATGAGCACAGTGACCGTATCGAGACAGTCGTCGCGAGCGACGGGTCTGTAGTGAGGGGTCCACTCGACTTTTCGGGTTCATCGCTCGGTTTTCCGGAGAAGTCGGCGGGATCGGCTCAGCTAGGGGATGAGCCGTTTCGCGCGCCGGAATTGGCGCTGGATACAGCCGGGCTCTCCGATGCTCTCTGCGCTAAAATCGCGTCAGTTTCTTTTGGCCACCGCGCCTTCTTGTTTGATTCCGAGGCGGAGGCTTGGCGCTGCGCCGTGGAGACGATGCGGCGTCATCATCGGATCGGCGGCCGTCCAAAGCGGCGCCGGCTCATAGTCTGCGCCGGAGTTTCGGATGGACCGGGAGGCTTGCCTCCTGGCTTGGAAGGCGATGACGAAATCACACTGCTTCAAACTGACCATCCGGGCCGATTGGCCACGGAAATCGACAATAGGGCCGCTGGAATTCTGATTGCTCCGGTGAGGACGAAAGCCGGTTTCGAGATCGTCCCGCCAGAGATGCTGGCTCGGCTGCGCGAGACCGCGGACGAATATGGGCTCGTCCTTGCTTTCGACGAAAGCGTTTGTGGCCTCGGTCGCACAGGCATGCTGTGGGCGCATGAATGGGCGGGCGTGGCCCCGGACGTGATGGTCGCCCTTCATCGGCATGGAAACGCCTCGCCATTGGCCGCGCTGGTGGTCACGCAAAAGGTGGCGCGCGGGGCGCCGGGGCGCCCGACTTTCGTCGATCGGGCGGCGCTTCTGGCCGGGCACGCCCTGGTGGATGCGCTGGCGACTCCTGGCTTTCTGGAACAGGCGCAGAATCGAAGTTGGCGTCTCGAAGATCGGCTCGCGGCATTGTTCTATAAGCGCCGCGGAGCGTTTACGGCGCGGGACGGCATTGGCCTGATGCAAGGCCTGGCATGCCCCGGAGGAGCTGAGCCAGTGCGTGCGATGCTGGCTGAATGCGGGCTCCTGACCCGGGCCATGGGATCGTTCCTTGGCCTATTTCCTCGGCTCACCGTCGAGGAAAGCGAAATCGACGCAGCGGCGTCCATCATCGACGCGGTTTGCGCGCGGGAAACGCAATGA